Proteins encoded together in one Mycobacterium simiae window:
- a CDS encoding LLM class flavin-dependent oxidoreductase, protein MFTLRFDMRAPAIGAPATELYAAAIEMSAWAEQHGCVAVVLCEHHYADDGYLPSPLLLGAAIAARTKQLMLNLTILLPFYDPARLAEDIAVLDHISAGRATYVFGIGYRAEEYAHFGLSMSDRGKLADEKLGMLRRLLAGEEVEHGGRQMKVTPRPRTPKGPMMSWGGASLATARRAGRNGLGLLANGGVTGMRETYERACRDSGFEPGFVLIPERDAATNCFVADDVDAAWDEIGKYLLHDAMAYAEWNPDNAVSANITTATTIDELRNTSSHVILSVDEAHKRIAAGEMFNIAPLCGGIPPAIAWPYLKRFAQLQ, encoded by the coding sequence ATGTTCACCCTTCGCTTCGACATGCGAGCGCCCGCCATCGGAGCGCCGGCCACCGAGTTGTACGCGGCGGCAATTGAGATGTCGGCCTGGGCCGAGCAGCATGGCTGTGTCGCGGTCGTGCTGTGCGAACATCACTACGCAGACGACGGTTACCTGCCGTCGCCGTTGCTGCTCGGCGCGGCCATTGCCGCTCGCACGAAGCAGCTGATGCTCAACCTGACGATTCTGCTGCCGTTCTACGATCCGGCGCGGCTCGCCGAGGACATCGCCGTGCTGGATCACATCAGCGCGGGCAGAGCCACGTACGTGTTCGGAATCGGCTATCGTGCTGAGGAATACGCTCACTTCGGGCTCTCCATGTCCGACCGCGGCAAGCTGGCGGACGAGAAGCTGGGCATGCTGCGCCGCCTCCTTGCCGGCGAGGAGGTCGAACACGGCGGCAGGCAAATGAAAGTCACCCCACGACCGCGGACGCCGAAAGGTCCCATGATGAGCTGGGGCGGCGCCAGCCTAGCGACCGCCCGGCGTGCTGGACGCAACGGTCTCGGGCTGCTTGCCAACGGCGGGGTGACCGGAATGCGGGAAACGTACGAAAGGGCTTGCCGCGACAGTGGATTTGAGCCCGGCTTCGTCCTCATCCCCGAGCGTGACGCGGCGACCAACTGCTTCGTCGCCGACGACGTCGACGCGGCGTGGGACGAGATCGGCAAGTATCTCCTGCACGACGCCATGGCCTACGCGGAGTGGAACCCCGACAACGCGGTGTCCGCCAACATCACCACCGCCACGACCATCGACGAGCTTCGCAATACGTCGTCGCATGTGATCCTCTCGGTCGACGAAGCGCACAAGCGCATCGCGGCAGGTGAAATGTTCAACATCGCACCCCTCTGCGGCGGCATACCGCCCGCCATCGC